One stretch of Chitinophaga pendula DNA includes these proteins:
- a CDS encoding sensor histidine kinase, which yields MCICILGIYMFQGYWLYNSYQIRREQFSKDINEAMRTAVFNKQFSDVHRYIRYYNKDTNSVKPVGKSDAFRLEEIDMYKGRKVTYLRESTDTPLRDGPQELGLIHDSSTRGYADTLARRISDLIILYNLYGDNANLKKLDSVFAGELRGRQIFTPYHIDTFHISFSNLARESFRDSVKRRSPQKTGKIPFNPASNLFVQASFESPLQHIILKMMWTMVSSLVMLVLTTICFIYMLRTILKQKKLSEVKNDFINNMTHELKTPIATVYAAVEAMQNFNALHDQRKTETYLNISKQELQRLSDLVEEVLQIAVEDKEELELFREETDLNDLVDNIITNHQLKSARPVQFRYDNYMEHPLVLVDKTHLANAVSNLVDNAIKYSGDHPFVHIQCRRLNGVLRISVKDNGVGIPKAYQQNIFDKFFRVPTGNLHNVKGFGLGLSYVQKIVTLHGGAVRVESEPGKGSEFIIEVPL from the coding sequence ATGTGTATCTGCATCCTGGGCATTTATATGTTCCAGGGTTACTGGTTATATAATTCTTACCAGATCAGGCGTGAGCAGTTTAGTAAGGATATCAATGAAGCGATGCGTACCGCGGTCTTCAACAAGCAGTTTTCCGATGTACACCGTTATATCCGCTATTACAACAAAGATACGAATTCTGTTAAACCCGTTGGCAAGAGCGATGCGTTCCGCCTGGAGGAAATAGATATGTATAAGGGACGCAAAGTGACGTATCTGCGGGAGAGTACTGACACACCGCTGCGGGATGGGCCGCAGGAATTGGGGTTGATACACGACTCCTCTACACGTGGATATGCAGATACGCTGGCCCGGCGGATATCCGATCTGATCATCCTGTATAACCTGTATGGAGATAATGCCAATCTGAAGAAGCTGGATTCTGTATTTGCCGGGGAGCTTCGTGGCCGACAGATATTTACCCCCTACCATATAGATACTTTCCATATCAGCTTCAGTAACCTGGCCAGGGAAAGTTTCCGGGACAGTGTAAAGCGGCGTTCGCCGCAGAAGACCGGCAAAATTCCCTTTAACCCGGCCAGCAATCTTTTTGTACAAGCCTCTTTTGAGTCGCCACTGCAACATATCATCCTGAAGATGATGTGGACGATGGTGAGCTCCCTGGTGATGCTGGTACTGACGACCATCTGTTTTATCTACATGTTGCGGACCATCCTGAAGCAGAAGAAGCTGTCGGAAGTGAAGAACGACTTTATCAATAACATGACGCATGAGCTGAAGACGCCTATTGCCACGGTGTACGCAGCGGTGGAGGCCATGCAGAACTTCAACGCCCTGCACGACCAGCGGAAGACGGAGACGTACCTTAACATCTCCAAACAGGAGTTGCAGCGCCTCTCCGACCTGGTGGAGGAAGTATTACAGATCGCGGTGGAGGATAAGGAAGAACTGGAGTTATTCCGCGAAGAGACGGACCTGAATGACCTGGTAGACAATATCATCACCAATCACCAGTTGAAGTCTGCCCGGCCCGTGCAATTCCGTTATGACAACTACATGGAGCATCCGTTGGTGCTGGTAGATAAGACACACCTGGCCAATGCCGTGAGCAACCTGGTGGACAATGCGATCAAATATTCCGGGGACCATCCTTTTGTGCATATACAGTGCCGGCGATTGAACGGGGTATTGCGGATCTCCGTGAAAGACAATGGTGTCGGTATTCCGAAAGCATATCAGCAGAACATTTTTGATAAATTTTTCCGGGTGCCTACCGGTAATCTCCATAACGTGAAGGGCTTTGGATTGGGATTGAGTTACGTGCAAAAGATCGTGACCTTACACGGAGGTGCGGTGAGAGTGGAAAGTGAGCCGGGAAAAGGCAGTGAATTCATTATCGAAGTGCCATTATAG
- a CDS encoding NAD-dependent epimerase/dehydratase family protein has protein sequence MILVTGGTGFLGSHLLRSLVHAGKPVRALYRREIPHQLQDVREKIEWIQGDILDVVHLEAAMQGISQVYHSAAAVSFRPDDRAQMMRINIEGTANIVNLAIDAGVRKLVHVSSVSSIGRAKVGHLIDEDCDWVESPNNTAYAVSKYHSEMEVWRGIAEGLDAVIVNPSIILGSGFWHDGSGMLFKNAWKEFPYYTEGINGFVDVEDVVAAMIALMDSDITEQRFILSGDNWSYLDLFSEMARHMGKKPPHIAVKPWMAALVWRYEKVKGWFTGKKPLITRETAHTAQLKIHYSSQRVMDALPGFQFRPLQQTIERISRDFLKDQPLAAK, from the coding sequence ATGATATTAGTTACGGGAGGCACAGGATTTTTAGGAAGTCATTTGTTACGGTCGTTAGTACATGCGGGTAAACCTGTGCGTGCGCTTTATCGGCGCGAAATACCACATCAGTTGCAGGATGTGCGGGAGAAGATCGAATGGATACAGGGCGATATATTGGATGTAGTGCACCTGGAAGCGGCGATGCAAGGTATCTCACAGGTGTATCATAGCGCAGCGGCAGTATCGTTCCGGCCTGATGACCGTGCGCAGATGATGCGGATCAATATCGAGGGGACTGCTAACATAGTCAACCTGGCTATTGATGCCGGCGTCAGGAAGCTGGTGCATGTAAGTTCTGTTTCTTCTATCGGGCGGGCGAAGGTTGGGCATCTCATTGATGAGGATTGCGATTGGGTAGAGAGCCCTAATAACACGGCATATGCGGTGAGTAAATATCACTCGGAGATGGAAGTGTGGAGAGGTATTGCAGAAGGGTTGGATGCGGTTATTGTGAATCCTTCTATCATATTAGGCAGTGGCTTCTGGCATGATGGGTCGGGGATGTTGTTTAAAAATGCCTGGAAAGAGTTTCCTTACTATACGGAAGGTATCAATGGATTTGTAGATGTAGAGGATGTTGTGGCGGCGATGATCGCATTGATGGATAGCGATATTACAGAGCAGCGTTTTATTCTTTCTGGCGATAACTGGTCGTACCTGGACCTGTTCAGCGAGATGGCGCGTCATATGGGCAAAAAGCCGCCTCATATAGCGGTAAAGCCCTGGATGGCGGCATTGGTATGGCGGTATGAGAAGGTAAAAGGATGGTTCACCGGCAAAAAGCCGTTGATCACCCGGGAGACGGCACATACTGCGCAGCTGAAGATACATTACAGCAGTCAGCGGGTAATGGATGCTTTGCCGGGGTTCCAGTTCCGCCCTTTACAACAAACTATTGAGCGGATCAGCCGAGACTTTTTAAAGGACCAGCCTTTAGCGGCAAAGTAA
- a CDS encoding response regulator transcription factor, with product MAKVLLIEDEWQLGQIVKDSLEMRGFEMLYAMDGKEGLRLYNEQRPDVVVLDIMMPNMDGFTVTTEIRRQDKVTPIIFLTAKSQTVDVVKGFELGGNDYLKKPFSMDELIVRIRALLQRNQHQPAVETPAEGVVQIGQYAFNYTKQTLTRNSVTTFLSHREAEILRRLRDHGNQVLERKTVLLDLWGDDSFFNARSMDVFITKLRRYLKEDPRVQIVNIRGVGYKLIF from the coding sequence ATGGCGAAAGTACTACTTATAGAAGACGAATGGCAGCTGGGGCAGATTGTTAAAGACAGTCTGGAGATGCGCGGATTTGAAATGTTGTACGCTATGGATGGGAAAGAAGGCCTGCGATTGTATAACGAGCAGCGGCCGGATGTGGTGGTATTGGATATCATGATGCCTAACATGGATGGATTTACGGTGACGACGGAGATCCGGCGCCAGGACAAGGTGACCCCAATTATTTTCCTGACGGCCAAATCGCAGACGGTAGATGTGGTGAAAGGTTTTGAGCTGGGGGGGAATGACTACCTGAAGAAGCCATTCAGTATGGATGAGCTGATCGTACGTATCCGGGCTTTACTGCAACGTAATCAGCATCAGCCGGCGGTGGAAACCCCTGCAGAGGGAGTGGTACAGATAGGGCAATATGCATTTAACTACACGAAACAGACCCTGACCCGTAATAGCGTGACGACCTTCTTGTCGCACCGGGAAGCAGAGATACTAAGGCGGTTGAGAGACCATGGTAACCAGGTGTTAGAGCGAAAGACGGTGTTGCTGGATCTCTGGGGGGATGATAGTTTTTTCAATGCCCGTAGTATGGATGTGTTCATTACCAAGCTGCGGCGTTATCTGAAAGAGGATCCGCGGGTACAGATCGTTAACATCAGAGGGGTGGGATATAAACTGATCTTTTAG
- a CDS encoding pseudouridine synthase → MTLQYYLIYKPYQVLTQFSPEGNKQTLADYFDVPRDVYPVGRLDYDSEGLLLLTNDKTLNHRLLNPLFAHEREYWVQVDGAVTPAAVNQLEKGVDINVDGKLYRTRPCKASIFDTEPEVPVRNPPIRFRKNIPAPWIQMVLQEGKNRQVRKMTAAVGFPTLRLIRYRMEGLHIAGMQPGDMRLLQHEAVMRELFGTAARR, encoded by the coding sequence TTGACACTTCAATATTACCTAATATATAAGCCTTACCAGGTGCTTACCCAGTTCAGCCCGGAAGGGAACAAGCAAACATTGGCAGACTATTTTGACGTACCAAGGGATGTATATCCCGTAGGGCGGCTGGATTATGACAGTGAAGGGCTGCTATTGCTAACGAATGATAAGACGCTTAACCATCGTTTATTGAATCCGCTTTTTGCGCATGAGCGGGAATACTGGGTTCAGGTAGACGGTGCCGTTACACCGGCTGCGGTAAATCAGCTGGAAAAAGGTGTAGACATTAACGTAGATGGCAAACTGTACCGTACCCGGCCCTGTAAGGCGTCGATATTTGACACGGAACCGGAAGTGCCTGTACGCAACCCGCCCATCCGGTTTCGTAAGAATATACCGGCTCCCTGGATACAGATGGTATTGCAGGAAGGGAAGAACAGGCAGGTACGGAAGATGACAGCGGCGGTAGGTTTTCCTACGCTGCGGCTGATCCGCTACCGGATGGAAGGACTCCATATAGCCGGGATGCAACCCGGGGATATGCGCCTCTTGCAACACGAAGCGGTGATGCGGGAGTTGTTTGGCACCGCCGCCCGGAGGTAG
- a CDS encoding UDP-3-O-(3-hydroxymyristoyl)glucosamine N-acyltransferase has product MKFDAPVPVTEIAALIGAELEGNKQLMATGINEIHKVTQGDISFVDFEKYYDASLNSAASIIIINKKVNCPEGKALLILNDPFSAYVKLVKHFRPFQPSANAISDTALIGEGTLIQPNVFVGNYVRIGRNCIIHPNVTIYDHTVIGDNVIIHAGTVIGADAFYFKKRAEREVMYDKLESCGRVIIEDDVEIGAGCTIDKGVSGDTIIGRGTKFDNMIHIGHGTVIGKNCLFAAQVGIGGKAHIEDNVILWGQVGVSKDLVIGKGAVVLAQSGVPSSLEGGKVYFGYPAEEARNKKRELAWIKRIPEIWEKLTAKSE; this is encoded by the coding sequence ATGAAGTTCGATGCACCTGTTCCGGTTACTGAAATAGCAGCGCTCATCGGCGCTGAACTCGAAGGCAACAAGCAGCTGATGGCAACCGGTATAAACGAAATACACAAAGTAACACAAGGAGATATCTCCTTCGTAGACTTCGAAAAATACTACGACGCCTCCCTTAACTCCGCCGCCTCCATTATCATCATCAACAAGAAAGTAAACTGCCCCGAAGGGAAAGCTTTACTCATACTTAATGACCCTTTCAGTGCTTATGTTAAACTGGTAAAACACTTCCGTCCATTCCAGCCATCGGCAAATGCCATTAGCGACACTGCACTGATAGGAGAGGGCACTCTTATCCAGCCGAACGTATTCGTTGGCAATTATGTCCGCATCGGGCGCAACTGTATCATACATCCTAATGTCACCATCTATGATCATACCGTGATCGGGGATAACGTAATTATCCATGCCGGTACTGTCATCGGCGCCGACGCCTTCTACTTTAAGAAAAGGGCAGAACGCGAAGTCATGTATGACAAACTCGAAAGCTGTGGAAGGGTGATCATTGAAGACGATGTGGAGATAGGGGCAGGCTGTACCATCGACAAAGGTGTGAGTGGCGATACCATCATCGGACGCGGTACTAAATTCGACAACATGATCCATATCGGGCACGGTACTGTTATCGGTAAGAACTGCCTGTTTGCCGCACAGGTCGGAATAGGAGGGAAAGCACATATTGAAGACAATGTAATACTCTGGGGTCAGGTAGGCGTATCCAAAGACCTCGTTATCGGCAAAGGCGCAGTCGTATTAGCACAAAGCGGCGTACCCAGCTCTCTCGAAGGCGGTAAGGTATACTTCGGTTATCCGGCAGAAGAAGCACGTAACAAGAAACGCGAACTCGCCTGGATCAAACGTATCCCCGAAATATGGGAGAAACTCACCGCCAAAAGCGAATAA
- the pheS gene encoding phenylalanine--tRNA ligase subunit alpha, which translates to MEQILQQIEAYKQEIQAFEPTSAEALEQYRIRFLGTKGIVKALFGEMKQVPNERKKEFGQVLNSFKLLAEDRYAQFEQLKEGDNGVSAEVDLTLPAEPHRLGTRHPISIVRNKIIRIFERLGFTVAEGPEIEDDWHNFTALNMLETHPARDMQDTFFVSKHPDWVLRTHTSSVQVRVMEEGKLPIRVICPGRVYRNETISARAHCFFHQVEGLYIAENVSFADLKQTLYHFVKEMFGEHTRVRFRPSYFPFTEPSAEMDISCFICGGKGCSVCKQTGWVEILGCGMVHPEVLKNCGIDPEKYTGYAFGMGIERITMLKYQIKDLRLFSENDTRFLEQFEGAV; encoded by the coding sequence ATGGAACAAATATTACAACAAATAGAGGCTTATAAGCAGGAAATACAGGCATTTGAGCCTACTTCTGCCGAGGCGCTGGAGCAATACCGTATCCGGTTCCTGGGTACGAAGGGGATCGTGAAGGCCCTTTTCGGGGAGATGAAGCAGGTCCCTAACGAACGTAAAAAGGAATTTGGTCAGGTGCTGAACAGTTTTAAACTGTTGGCAGAGGACCGTTATGCACAATTTGAGCAATTGAAAGAGGGTGACAACGGCGTATCAGCAGAAGTAGACCTTACACTGCCGGCAGAGCCACACCGGCTGGGTACCCGTCATCCGATAAGCATTGTCAGAAATAAGATCATCCGCATATTTGAGCGCCTGGGATTTACCGTCGCTGAAGGGCCCGAGATAGAGGACGACTGGCATAACTTTACCGCATTGAACATGCTGGAGACGCATCCTGCCAGGGATATGCAGGATACGTTCTTCGTGAGCAAACACCCTGACTGGGTGTTACGTACGCATACGTCTTCGGTACAGGTACGTGTGATGGAAGAAGGGAAGTTGCCGATCCGGGTGATCTGTCCGGGCAGGGTGTATCGTAATGAGACGATCTCTGCACGTGCACACTGTTTCTTCCACCAGGTAGAAGGATTGTATATAGCTGAGAATGTGTCTTTTGCAGACCTTAAGCAGACCTTATATCACTTTGTGAAGGAGATGTTCGGAGAGCACACACGGGTACGTTTCCGTCCTTCCTACTTTCCGTTCACAGAGCCCAGTGCAGAGATGGATATCTCCTGTTTTATCTGTGGCGGCAAAGGATGTTCTGTATGTAAGCAGACAGGCTGGGTAGAGATATTGGGTTGTGGTATGGTGCATCCGGAAGTGCTGAAGAACTGTGGCATTGATCCGGAGAAATATACCGGCTATGCTTTCGGGATGGGGATAGAGCGTATTACGATGCTGAAATACCAGATCAAGGATCTGCGGTTATTTTCAGAGAATGATACCCGTTTCCTGGAGCAATTTGAGGGAGCAGTATGA
- a CDS encoding 3-hydroxyacyl-CoA dehydrogenase NAD-binding domain-containing protein, protein MIALTQIHQIAVCGAGTMGAGIAQVAATSGYSTTLYDLQPAVLEKAKDQIRQQLDTAVSKGKLGAADSTAIFDRIHFTGQLSDCKADVIIEAIVERTDIKISLFNALAEINTPATIFASNTSSLSISHIAAEVSHPQRVIGMHFFNPAHLMKLVEVISAEQTAPAVEQAIYDLAVKMGKTPVRVKDSPGFIVNRVARHYYLEAMKVAEQGIAGFREIDQLLESAGFRMGPFALMDLIGNDVNLAVSTSLYESFRKAVRFAPNKLQIERVASGQLGRKSNKGFYDYTKG, encoded by the coding sequence ATGATAGCCCTGACACAGATACACCAGATCGCGGTATGCGGGGCCGGCACGATGGGAGCCGGTATTGCCCAGGTAGCAGCTACCAGCGGATACTCCACTACTCTTTATGATCTTCAGCCGGCAGTGCTGGAAAAGGCAAAAGACCAGATCCGGCAGCAGCTGGATACAGCCGTGAGCAAAGGTAAGCTGGGAGCTGCAGACAGCACGGCTATCTTTGACCGTATTCATTTTACCGGGCAGTTGTCAGATTGTAAGGCAGATGTTATTATTGAAGCTATCGTAGAGCGTACGGATATCAAGATATCGCTGTTCAATGCGTTGGCGGAGATCAACACACCAGCGACTATTTTTGCTTCCAATACCTCTTCTCTTTCCATTTCTCATATAGCCGCTGAGGTTAGTCATCCGCAACGCGTGATCGGTATGCATTTCTTTAATCCGGCTCACCTGATGAAGCTGGTGGAAGTGATCAGTGCTGAACAGACAGCCCCTGCGGTAGAGCAGGCTATCTATGACCTGGCAGTGAAGATGGGTAAGACGCCGGTACGTGTCAAGGATTCGCCGGGGTTTATCGTCAACAGGGTGGCCCGGCATTATTACCTGGAGGCGATGAAGGTTGCAGAGCAGGGGATTGCCGGCTTCCGGGAGATAGATCAACTGTTGGAGAGTGCTGGTTTTCGTATGGGGCCTTTTGCATTGATGGACCTGATCGGAAATGATGTGAACCTGGCAGTGAGCACTTCCTTGTATGAATCTTTCCGTAAGGCGGTACGTTTTGCACCGAATAAGCTGCAGATAGAGCGGGTAGCGTCCGGGCAGCTGGGACGTAAAAGTAACAAGGGCTTTTATGATTATACGAAAGGATAA
- a CDS encoding Crp/Fnr family transcriptional regulator produces the protein MSTPFHNPGCQQCKDRISSVFCKAENGNLEEIEAAKVCALYKKGQIIFHEGAYPFGIYCINSGKIKLSHSGDDGREQIIRLVKAGDIVGYKALLSGERYTATAIALEDASVCFIPKDLFMSILQKDASLSFEMMRILSSELRKAELRITHLAQKPVRERLAETLLFIKETYGLEEDEQTLNVRLSREEIANLVGTATESAIRLLSEFKKDGIIELQGKKIRLLNYDELIRTANLQD, from the coding sequence ATGAGCACACCTTTTCATAATCCCGGCTGCCAACAATGCAAAGATCGCATTTCCTCCGTTTTCTGTAAAGCGGAGAATGGTAACTTGGAAGAGATCGAAGCCGCTAAAGTGTGTGCCCTCTACAAAAAAGGCCAGATCATCTTCCACGAAGGCGCCTATCCATTCGGGATCTACTGCATCAATTCCGGCAAGATAAAGTTATCACATAGTGGCGACGATGGCAGAGAACAGATCATCCGCCTCGTTAAAGCCGGCGATATAGTCGGTTATAAAGCCCTTCTCAGCGGAGAAAGATATACTGCTACTGCTATCGCACTTGAAGACGCCTCCGTCTGCTTTATTCCAAAAGACCTCTTCATGAGCATCCTTCAGAAAGATGCCAGCCTCTCTTTCGAAATGATGCGTATCCTGTCCAGTGAACTCAGAAAAGCAGAACTCCGCATTACACACCTCGCTCAAAAACCCGTTCGCGAACGCCTGGCGGAAACCCTCCTCTTCATCAAAGAGACATACGGCCTCGAAGAAGACGAGCAAACACTCAACGTCCGCCTCTCCAGGGAAGAAATTGCCAACCTCGTAGGCACCGCTACAGAATCTGCTATCCGCCTCCTCTCTGAATTCAAAAAAGACGGTATCATCGAACTGCAAGGCAAAAAGATCCGCCTGCTCAACTATGATGAACTGATCCGCACCGCCAACCTCCAGGATTAA